The Achromobacter pestifer genome includes a region encoding these proteins:
- a CDS encoding CaiB/BaiF CoA transferase family protein — MTRPAALTGIRVLDLSRILAGPWCTQNLADLGADVIKIERPRVGDDTRAWGPPFLKDGDGQDTEESAYYLSANRNKRSVEADMATPAGATLIRELAAASDILVENFKVGGLAKYGLDYDSLKQINPRLIYCSITGFGQDGPYAQHPGYDFMIQGMGGLMSITGERDDLPGGGPQKAGVAVTDIVTGMYATVAVLAALQERHNSGLGQHLDIALLDSHVAMLANQNSNYFNSGVAPQRAGNAHQNVVPYQVFAASDGHLIVATGNESQYRAYCRAIGAPELGDDPRFATNRVRLANRELLIGLLTEIMRQGKRDDWIAKLEAVGVPCGPINDIAQAQAHPQAQARQLRRDLPHPAGGIAAVTASPLRLSASPVEYRRAPPLLGEHTEEVLREVLGKTAQEIAAFRTELGQESN, encoded by the coding sequence ATGACGCGTCCTGCCGCTCTGACAGGCATCCGGGTGCTGGACCTGTCGCGCATCCTGGCCGGCCCCTGGTGCACGCAAAACCTGGCCGACCTGGGCGCCGACGTCATCAAGATCGAGCGCCCCCGCGTGGGCGACGACACCCGTGCCTGGGGCCCGCCATTCCTCAAGGACGGCGACGGCCAGGACACCGAGGAGTCCGCCTACTACCTCAGCGCCAACCGCAACAAGCGCTCGGTCGAAGCCGACATGGCCACGCCCGCAGGCGCCACGCTGATCCGCGAACTGGCGGCCGCAAGCGACATCCTGGTCGAGAACTTCAAGGTCGGCGGTCTCGCCAAATACGGCCTGGACTACGACAGCCTGAAGCAGATCAACCCGCGCCTGATCTATTGCTCGATCACCGGCTTCGGCCAGGACGGCCCCTACGCGCAACACCCCGGCTACGACTTCATGATCCAGGGCATGGGCGGCTTGATGAGCATTACCGGCGAACGCGACGACCTGCCCGGCGGCGGACCGCAGAAGGCCGGCGTGGCGGTGACGGACATCGTCACCGGCATGTACGCCACCGTGGCGGTGCTGGCGGCCTTGCAGGAACGCCACAACAGCGGCCTGGGCCAGCACCTGGACATCGCCCTGCTGGACAGCCACGTCGCCATGCTGGCCAATCAGAACTCCAACTACTTCAATTCCGGCGTCGCGCCCCAGCGCGCCGGCAACGCGCACCAGAACGTCGTGCCCTACCAGGTGTTCGCCGCCAGCGACGGCCATCTGATCGTCGCCACGGGCAACGAATCGCAGTACCGCGCGTACTGCCGCGCCATCGGCGCACCCGAACTGGGCGACGATCCGCGCTTCGCCACCAACCGTGTGCGCCTGGCCAACCGCGAGCTGCTGATCGGCCTGCTGACGGAGATCATGCGCCAGGGAAAACGCGACGACTGGATCGCCAAGCTGGAGGCCGTGGGCGTGCCCTGCGGCCCCATCAACGATATCGCGCAGGCCCAGGCGCATCCGCAAGCGCAGGCGCGGCAGCTACGCCGCGATCTGCCGCATCCGGCTGGCGGGATAGCTGCGGTGACGGCCAGCCCGTTGCGGTTGTCGGCCTCGCCGGTCGAGTACCGACGCGCGCCGCCCTTGCTTGGGGAACACACGGAAGAAGTGCTGCGCGAAGTGCTAGGCAAGACAGCGCAGGAGATCGCGGCGTTCCGCACGGAGCTAGGGCAGGAGAGCAACTAA
- a CDS encoding crotonase/enoyl-CoA hydratase family protein, producing the protein MSDLIKVEVTDGIQIITINRPEAKNAINLETAQAMAAALDQLDSRDDIRIGILTGGGGTFSSGMDLKAFAKSGQRPYVEGRGFAGLNERPPKKPLIAAVEGYALAGGCEMALASDLIVAASNAKFGLPEVKRGLVAGAGGMLRLPRRLPYHIAMEVILTGEMLTAERAYSFGLVNRITEPGAALAGALELARAIVENGPMAVQTAKSVVAQSGDWDQASMFDQQRPLIAHIFSSADAKEGATAFAEKRKPVWQGK; encoded by the coding sequence ATGTCAGACCTGATCAAGGTAGAAGTCACCGACGGCATCCAGATCATCACGATCAACCGTCCCGAGGCCAAGAACGCCATCAACCTGGAAACCGCGCAGGCCATGGCCGCGGCGCTGGACCAGCTGGACAGCCGCGACGATATCCGCATCGGCATCCTGACGGGCGGCGGCGGCACGTTCTCGTCGGGCATGGACCTGAAGGCATTCGCCAAGTCCGGGCAGCGTCCCTACGTGGAAGGCCGCGGCTTCGCCGGCCTGAACGAACGGCCGCCCAAGAAGCCGCTGATCGCCGCGGTGGAAGGCTATGCGCTGGCCGGCGGCTGCGAAATGGCGCTGGCTTCCGACTTGATCGTGGCCGCCAGCAATGCCAAGTTCGGCCTGCCGGAAGTCAAGCGCGGCCTGGTGGCCGGCGCTGGCGGCATGCTGCGCCTGCCGCGCCGCCTGCCGTACCACATCGCCATGGAAGTGATCCTGACCGGCGAGATGCTGACGGCCGAGCGCGCCTACTCGTTCGGCCTGGTCAACCGCATCACCGAGCCGGGCGCCGCCCTGGCCGGCGCGCTGGAACTGGCCCGCGCCATTGTCGAGAACGGCCCGATGGCGGTGCAGACCGCCAAGAGCGTGGTTGCGCAATCGGGCGACTGGGACCAGGCCAGCATGTTCGACCAGCAGCGTCCGCTGATTGCGCACATTTTTTCGTCGGCCGACGCCAAGGAAGGCGCGACCGCTTTCGCCGAGAAGCGCAAACCGGTCTGGCAAGGAAAATAA
- a CDS encoding fumarate hydratase, whose translation MSVIIKEEDFIQSIADGIQFISYYHPVDYIRHLARAYEREESPAARDAMAQILTNSRMCAEGKRPLCQDTGIVNVFLKVGMGVRFETKRTLQELCDEGVRRGYLNPDNPLRASVLDDPLFARKNTRDNTPCILHVELVPGDKVDVQVASKGGGSENKSKFAMLNPSDSLVDWVLKTVPTMGAGWCPPGMLGIGVGGTAEKAMLMAKQSLMEDIDMYELLARGPQNKLEELRIELYEKVNALGIGAQGLGGLTTVLDVKISTFPTHAASKPVAMIPNCAATRHAHFELDGSGPARLDPPSLSEWPEVHWAPDYNKSKQVDLNTLTKEEVASWKPGQTLLLSGKMLTGRDAAHKRIQDMLAKGEPLPVDFKNRVIYYVGPVDPVRDEVVGPAGPTTATRMDKFTDMMLEQTGLISMIGKSERGPVAIESIKKHGSAYLMAVGGAAYLVSKAIRGAKVLGFADLGMEAIYEFDVKDMPVTVAVDAQGTSVHTTGPKEWQAKIGKIPVAVA comes from the coding sequence ATGTCCGTCATCATTAAAGAAGAAGACTTCATCCAGTCGATAGCCGATGGCATCCAGTTCATCAGCTACTACCATCCTGTCGACTACATCCGCCACCTGGCCCGCGCCTACGAGCGCGAGGAAAGCCCCGCCGCGCGCGATGCGATGGCGCAGATCCTGACCAACTCGCGCATGTGCGCCGAGGGCAAGCGTCCGCTGTGCCAGGACACCGGCATCGTCAACGTGTTCCTGAAGGTAGGCATGGGCGTGCGCTTCGAGACCAAGCGCACCCTGCAAGAACTCTGTGACGAAGGCGTGCGCCGCGGCTATCTGAATCCGGACAATCCGCTGCGCGCCTCGGTGCTGGACGATCCGCTGTTCGCGCGCAAGAACACGCGTGACAACACGCCCTGTATCCTGCACGTCGAGCTTGTCCCGGGCGACAAGGTCGACGTGCAAGTGGCTTCGAAGGGCGGCGGTTCGGAAAACAAGTCTAAGTTCGCGATGCTGAACCCGAGCGATTCGCTGGTGGACTGGGTGCTCAAGACGGTTCCGACGATGGGCGCCGGCTGGTGCCCGCCGGGCATGCTGGGCATCGGCGTCGGCGGCACGGCCGAGAAGGCCATGCTGATGGCCAAGCAGTCGTTGATGGAAGACATCGACATGTACGAGCTGCTGGCCCGCGGCCCGCAGAACAAGCTGGAAGAGCTGCGCATCGAGCTGTATGAGAAGGTCAACGCGCTGGGCATCGGCGCGCAGGGCTTGGGCGGCCTGACGACGGTGCTGGACGTCAAGATCAGCACGTTCCCGACGCATGCGGCCTCCAAGCCGGTGGCGATGATCCCGAACTGTGCGGCCACGCGCCACGCGCACTTCGAGCTGGATGGTTCGGGCCCCGCGCGCCTGGATCCGCCGTCGCTGTCGGAGTGGCCGGAAGTGCACTGGGCGCCGGACTACAACAAGTCCAAGCAGGTGGACCTGAATACGCTGACCAAGGAAGAAGTGGCCAGCTGGAAGCCGGGCCAGACCTTGCTGCTGTCGGGCAAGATGTTGACGGGCCGCGATGCGGCGCACAAGCGTATTCAGGACATGCTGGCCAAGGGCGAGCCGCTGCCGGTGGATTTCAAGAACCGGGTCATCTATTACGTGGGTCCGGTGGATCCGGTGCGCGACGAAGTGGTCGGCCCGGCGGGTCCCACGACCGCCACGCGCATGGATAAGTTCACGGACATGATGCTGGAGCAGACGGGCCTGATCTCCATGATCGGCAAGTCCGAGCGCGGCCCGGTCGCGATCGAGTCCATCAAGAAGCACGGCTCGGCCTACCTGATGGCTGTCGGCGGCGCGGCCTACCTGGTGTCCAAGGCTATCCGCGGCGCCAAGGTGCTGGGCTTTGCCGATCTGGGCATGGAAGCCATCTATGAGTTCGATGTGAAGGACATGCCGGTGACCGTGGCGGTCGACGCCCAGGGCACCTCGGTCCACACCACGGGGCCCAAGGAATGGCAGGCCAAGATCGGAAAGATTCCGGTCGCTGTGGCTTGA